The Tardiphaga alba genome includes a window with the following:
- a CDS encoding NADH:flavin oxidoreductase/NADH oxidase, with amino-acid sequence MSVLFSPFKLRDLTLANRVVIAPMCQYSAEQGCATDWHMIHLGNMALSGAGMLIIEATAVEAIGRITPGDLGLYDDATEAALKPVLAAVRKHSKMAVAMQIAHAGRKASSHAPWDGGQQVPLDKGGWIAEAPSAIPTKPGELPPKAIDAAGLVRIREAFVATAKRAERLGIDAIEIHAAHGYLLHEFLSPIANQRTDDYGGSLENRMRFPLEVFDAVRAAFPAHKPVGVRVSASDWIEGGWDVEQTIAFTQELKKRGVDWMDVSSGGVSPQQKITLGPGYQVPFADAVKAATGLPTMAVGLITEAKQAEDILASGKADFIAIARGILYDPRWPWHAAAELGGQVNAPPQYWRSQPSTQKALFGDITFGAR; translated from the coding sequence ATGAGCGTCCTGTTCTCTCCCTTCAAGCTGCGTGACCTCACGCTGGCCAATCGCGTCGTCATCGCACCGATGTGCCAGTATTCCGCAGAGCAAGGCTGCGCGACCGACTGGCATATGATCCATCTCGGCAATATGGCGCTGTCCGGTGCGGGCATGCTGATCATCGAGGCGACCGCGGTCGAAGCCATCGGCCGCATCACGCCCGGCGATCTCGGCCTCTATGACGATGCGACGGAAGCCGCGCTGAAGCCGGTGCTGGCGGCTGTCCGCAAGCATTCGAAGATGGCGGTCGCCATGCAGATCGCCCATGCCGGCCGCAAGGCGTCGAGCCATGCGCCATGGGACGGTGGCCAGCAGGTGCCGCTCGACAAAGGCGGCTGGATCGCGGAAGCGCCGTCGGCGATTCCCACCAAGCCCGGCGAGCTGCCACCAAAGGCGATCGATGCGGCCGGGCTGGTGCGTATCCGCGAGGCGTTTGTCGCGACGGCGAAGCGTGCCGAGCGTCTCGGCATCGATGCGATCGAGATCCACGCGGCGCATGGCTATCTGCTGCACGAATTCCTGTCGCCGATCGCCAACCAGCGCACCGACGATTACGGCGGCTCGCTGGAGAATCGCATGCGCTTTCCGCTCGAAGTCTTCGACGCGGTGCGCGCGGCTTTCCCGGCGCATAAGCCGGTGGGGGTGCGCGTCTCGGCGTCCGACTGGATCGAGGGCGGCTGGGATGTCGAACAGACCATCGCCTTCACGCAGGAACTCAAAAAACGCGGCGTGGACTGGATGGACGTCTCGTCCGGCGGGGTCTCGCCGCAGCAGAAGATCACGCTCGGGCCAGGCTATCAGGTGCCGTTTGCCGATGCCGTGAAGGCGGCGACGGGATTACCGACCATGGCCGTGGGCCTGATCACCGAGGCAAAGCAGGCCGAGGACATCCTCGCATCGGGCAAGGCCGACTTCATCGCCATCGCGCGCGGCATTCTCTACGATCCGCGCTGGCCGTGGCATGCCGCCGCCGAACTCGGCGGTCAGGTTAATGCGCCGCCGCAATATTGGCGCTCGCAACCGTCGACGCAGAAGGCATTGTTCGGCGACATCACGTTTGGGGCGCGCTGA
- a CDS encoding carbamoyltransferase family protein: protein MAKSRYILGLNTYDHDVSACLLRDGEIAYAIEKERVTREKHATGFYQEVIEYCLQAEGISLNDIELVVSNCYILPVPEMEDRLIYQDMPGFLPEYERQDAKRHPLFRARNGKVVTISHHLSHAYSAFAVSPFEEGAIMIVDGVGSYRSDVMESYPAEDGGSPLARESESYYTFKGTELNCLKKVWMEPDRGFLSDEFTNMPGLGALYSRASTYVFGDWNKCGELMGLAPYGRREQFPSLMSIADNKLTVPRWTADFNQPYIPDGEAKWDTHPSMQHWEDLAWRVQDDTEKVLLARARWLRETTGAKNLCIAGGVALNCVANGRIAREAGFENVWIQPAAGDNGIAIGCAYYGLLDVQKQPRNYVMTHSYTGRTYADREVEAATQRTLVKAQTSTVRSDNICRDTAKLLADQKVIGWFQGRSEYGPRALGNRSIIADPRHAEMKDILNSRVKHRQPFRPFAPIVLAERCKEIFEGDEDSPFMLIAKPVRPEWRDRIPAIVHVDGTARVQTVTEGTNPVLYKLLKEFEALTGVPVLLNTSFNVKGEPIVETPRDAMACFINTEIDHLVLHDRIVSKTAAHRVVAPLVRTYMDIAGLVTRV from the coding sequence ATGGCCAAATCACGCTACATTCTCGGTCTCAACACCTATGATCACGACGTCAGCGCCTGCCTGCTGCGCGACGGCGAGATCGCCTATGCGATCGAGAAGGAGCGCGTCACCCGCGAGAAACACGCCACGGGCTTTTATCAAGAGGTGATCGAATACTGCCTGCAGGCCGAAGGCATCAGCCTGAACGACATCGAGCTGGTGGTGAGCAATTGCTACATCCTGCCGGTACCGGAGATGGAAGACCGGCTGATCTATCAGGACATGCCGGGCTTCCTGCCCGAATATGAACGGCAGGACGCCAAGCGGCACCCGTTGTTCCGCGCCCGCAACGGCAAGGTGGTGACGATCTCCCATCACCTCTCCCATGCCTACAGCGCCTTCGCCGTATCGCCTTTCGAGGAAGGCGCCATCATGATTGTCGATGGCGTCGGCAGCTATCGCTCCGACGTCATGGAAAGCTATCCGGCAGAAGATGGGGGCTCACCGCTCGCCCGCGAGTCCGAGAGCTACTATACGTTCAAGGGCACCGAGCTGAACTGCCTCAAGAAGGTCTGGATGGAGCCGGACCGCGGCTTCCTCAGCGACGAATTCACCAACATGCCTGGACTTGGCGCGCTCTACAGCCGCGCCTCCACCTATGTGTTCGGCGACTGGAATAAATGCGGCGAGCTGATGGGCCTCGCGCCCTATGGCCGCCGCGAGCAGTTTCCATCGCTGATGTCGATCGCGGACAACAAGCTCACCGTGCCGCGCTGGACGGCCGACTTCAACCAGCCCTACATTCCGGATGGCGAAGCCAAGTGGGACACGCATCCGTCGATGCAGCACTGGGAAGATCTCGCCTGGCGCGTTCAGGACGATACCGAGAAGGTGCTGCTCGCCCGCGCCCGCTGGCTGCGCGAGACGACCGGCGCGAAGAACCTGTGCATCGCCGGCGGCGTCGCGCTGAACTGCGTCGCCAATGGCCGCATCGCGCGCGAGGCCGGCTTCGAGAATGTCTGGATCCAGCCGGCTGCCGGCGACAACGGCATCGCGATCGGCTGCGCCTATTACGGCCTGCTCGACGTGCAGAAGCAGCCGCGCAACTATGTGATGACGCATTCCTACACCGGCCGCACCTATGCGGACCGCGAGGTCGAGGCAGCAACGCAGCGGACCCTGGTGAAGGCGCAGACGAGCACGGTGCGCAGCGACAATATCTGCCGCGACACGGCCAAACTGCTGGCCGACCAGAAGGTCATCGGCTGGTTTCAGGGACGCTCGGAATATGGCCCGCGTGCGCTCGGCAATCGCAGCATCATCGCCGATCCGCGCCATGCCGAGATGAAGGACATCCTCAATTCGCGCGTCAAGCACCGGCAACCGTTCCGGCCGTTCGCGCCGATCGTGCTCGCGGAGCGCTGCAAGGAGATTTTCGAAGGCGACGAGGATTCGCCATTCATGCTGATCGCCAAGCCGGTGCGGCCGGAATGGCGCGACCGGATTCCGGCCATCGTCCATGTCGACGGCACCGCGCGCGTGCAGACGGTGACGGAGGGGACCAATCCCGTGCTGTACAAGCTCCTGAAGGAATTCGAGGCGCTGACCGGTGTGCCGGTGCTGCTCAACACGTCATTCAACGTGAAGGGCGAGCCGATCGTGGAAACACCGCGCGATGCGATGGCATGTTTCATCAATACGGAGATCGACCACCTGGTGCTTCACGACCGGATCGTCTCCAAGACCGCGGCTCATCGCGTGGTGGCGCCGCTGGTGCGGACGTATATGGATATCGCCGGGCTGGTGACGCGGGTGTGA
- the mctP gene encoding monocarboxylate uptake permease MctP: MKTDLDVPALAVFLFFFALVTVMGFVASHWKRPKTLASLDEWGLGGRQFGTWITWFLVGGDFYTAYTVIAVPALVYSVGAYGFFALPYTILVYPFVFMVMPKLWQVAKDNGYVTAADVVHGRYASRTLEAAVAITGVVATMPYIALQLIGMAAAVKALGFEGEMPLIAAFVVLALYTYSSGLRAPALIAFVKDIMIYIAVIAAISVIPGKLGGYANVFHAADEAFKAKGSGSIILGPTQYFAYATLALGSALAAFMYPHTLTGIFAAKSATTIRKNAVLLPAYTLMLGLLALLGYMGHAAQLKLASNNDVVPALFQTLFPSWFAGFAFAAIAIGALVPAAVMSIGAANLFTRNFWKAYVNPQIDTAGEATVAKLASLVVKVGALLVIIYLPTQFALDLQLLGGLWILQTLPALIFGLFTGWFTAPALLAGWVVGLFGGTYLTWMDGLKPLHLLSMGSFQATVYVGLIALAANIAVAVLVNLVMPKRPAAIASH; this comes from the coding sequence ATGAAGACTGATCTCGACGTTCCGGCGCTTGCCGTCTTCCTGTTCTTCTTCGCCCTCGTCACCGTGATGGGTTTCGTCGCCTCGCACTGGAAGCGCCCGAAGACGCTCGCCAGCCTCGACGAATGGGGCCTCGGTGGCCGCCAGTTCGGCACCTGGATCACGTGGTTTCTCGTCGGCGGCGATTTCTACACCGCCTATACGGTGATCGCCGTTCCGGCGCTCGTCTACTCGGTCGGCGCCTACGGTTTCTTCGCGCTGCCCTATACGATCCTGGTCTATCCCTTCGTCTTCATGGTGATGCCCAAGCTGTGGCAGGTCGCCAAGGACAATGGCTATGTCACCGCGGCCGACGTCGTGCATGGCCGTTATGCCTCGCGCACGCTGGAGGCCGCCGTCGCCATCACCGGTGTCGTCGCGACGATGCCCTACATCGCATTGCAGCTCATCGGCATGGCCGCGGCGGTGAAGGCACTCGGCTTCGAAGGCGAGATGCCGCTGATCGCGGCTTTCGTCGTGCTGGCGCTCTACACCTATTCGTCGGGCCTGCGTGCACCCGCGCTGATCGCCTTCGTGAAAGACATCATGATCTACATCGCCGTCATTGCGGCGATCTCGGTGATTCCCGGCAAGCTCGGCGGGTACGCCAATGTCTTCCATGCCGCGGATGAAGCCTTCAAGGCCAAGGGAAGCGGCAGCATCATCCTCGGCCCGACCCAGTACTTTGCTTATGCGACACTGGCGCTCGGCTCGGCGCTTGCGGCCTTCATGTACCCGCATACGCTCACCGGCATCTTCGCCGCCAAGAGCGCCACGACGATCCGCAAGAACGCGGTGCTGCTGCCGGCCTATACGCTGATGCTCGGCCTGCTGGCCCTGCTCGGCTATATGGGCCACGCGGCACAGCTCAAGCTCGCCAGCAACAATGACGTGGTGCCGGCGCTGTTCCAGACGCTGTTTCCAAGCTGGTTCGCGGGCTTCGCCTTCGCAGCGATCGCCATCGGCGCGCTGGTACCGGCCGCGGTGATGAGCATCGGCGCGGCCAACCTGTTCACGCGCAATTTCTGGAAGGCCTATGTCAATCCGCAGATCGACACGGCCGGCGAAGCCACGGTGGCGAAGCTTGCGTCGCTGGTGGTGAAGGTTGGTGCGCTGCTGGTGATCATCTATCTGCCGACGCAATTTGCACTGGACTTGCAGCTGCTCGGCGGCCTGTGGATCCTGCAGACGCTGCCGGCGCTGATCTTCGGCCTGTTCACCGGCTGGTTCACCGCGCCCGCATTGCTCGCCGGCTGGGTGGTGGGCCTGTTCGGCGGCACCTACCTCACATGGATGGACGGGCTGAAGCCGCTGCATCTGCTGTCGATGGGTAGCTTCCAGGCCACCGTTTATGTCGGCCTGATTGCACTGGCGGCGAATATCGCCGTCGCCGTGCTGGTCAATCTGGTGATGCCGAAGCGCCCGGCCGCGATTGCCAGCCACTGA
- a CDS encoding methyl-accepting chemotaxis protein, with protein MLANISIRAKITAVIAFLLIAMTGMGVLAVSKMQMINADASEIQKNWLPSIRVLGGLRATTIDYRNLVRAHILAADAEQMKKTEAGIETIVKRAADERATYDKLISNPEERAIFNDWAKDWDLYVSRSQEVFALNRKNLGKQSLEAHELNLNVINPLGSKADFALRKAIEFNDKGAAASSSRAVESYGSALVLVVVIVGLSAVVGMAVGFYLVRDVASGIGSIVKPMQALSAGDLTAVVPHQGVKTEIGAMADTLQVFKQALIDKRAADEAATADAEAKIERGRRVDGITRDFESMIGEIVETVSSASTELEASASTLTATAERSQELTTSVAAASEQASTNVQSVASATEEMASSVNEISRQVQESANIANQAVDQARKTNDRVSELASAAARIGDVVELINNIAGQTNLLALNATIEAARAGDAGKGFAVVASEVKALAEQTAKATGDISTQIAGIQAATQESVGAIKEIGDTIGRMSEIASTIASAVEEQGAATQEISRNVQQAAQGTMQVSSNITDVQRGASETGSASSQVLSAAQSLSSDSTRLKDEVSRFLTAVRAA; from the coding sequence ATGCTTGCCAATATTTCCATCCGCGCCAAGATCACGGCGGTCATCGCCTTTCTGCTGATCGCCATGACCGGGATGGGCGTGTTGGCTGTCAGCAAGATGCAGATGATCAATGCCGACGCGTCGGAGATCCAGAAGAACTGGCTGCCCAGTATCCGCGTGCTCGGCGGTCTGCGCGCGACGACGATCGATTATCGCAACCTCGTCCGCGCACACATTCTGGCGGCTGATGCCGAGCAGATGAAGAAGACCGAGGCCGGCATCGAGACCATCGTCAAGCGCGCGGCAGACGAACGCGCAACCTACGACAAGCTGATCTCGAATCCCGAAGAACGCGCCATCTTCAACGATTGGGCGAAGGACTGGGATCTGTATGTGTCGCGCAGCCAGGAAGTCTTCGCACTCAATCGCAAGAATCTCGGCAAGCAGAGCCTCGAGGCGCATGAGCTGAATCTGAACGTCATCAACCCGCTGGGTTCGAAGGCCGATTTCGCGCTGCGCAAGGCGATCGAGTTCAATGACAAGGGCGCGGCTGCATCGAGCAGCAGGGCTGTGGAGAGCTATGGTTCGGCGCTGGTCCTGGTCGTCGTGATCGTCGGCCTGTCGGCTGTTGTCGGCATGGCGGTGGGCTTCTATCTCGTGCGCGACGTCGCGTCGGGCATCGGCTCGATCGTGAAGCCGATGCAGGCACTGAGCGCCGGCGATCTCACCGCAGTCGTTCCGCATCAGGGTGTGAAGACCGAAATCGGTGCGATGGCGGATACGCTGCAAGTGTTCAAGCAGGCATTGATCGACAAGCGTGCGGCGGATGAAGCCGCCACGGCCGATGCCGAAGCGAAAATCGAGCGCGGTCGCCGCGTCGATGGCATCACCCGCGATTTCGAATCCATGATCGGCGAGATCGTCGAGACGGTGTCGTCGGCCTCGACCGAGCTTGAAGCATCGGCCTCGACGCTGACGGCCACGGCAGAACGCTCGCAGGAACTGACCACCTCGGTGGCGGCGGCATCCGAACAGGCCTCCACCAATGTGCAGTCGGTGGCGTCAGCGACGGAAGAAATGGCCTCGTCGGTCAATGAGATCAGCCGTCAGGTGCAGGAGTCGGCCAACATCGCCAACCAGGCCGTCGATCAGGCGCGCAAGACCAATGATCGCGTGAGCGAATTGGCCAGTGCGGCTGCGCGGATCGGTGATGTCGTCGAGCTCATCAACAACATCGCCGGCCAGACCAACCTGCTGGCGCTGAACGCGACCATCGAAGCGGCGCGTGCAGGCGATGCCGGCAAGGGCTTTGCGGTCGTGGCCTCCGAAGTGAAAGCACTGGCCGAGCAGACCGCCAAGGCGACCGGTGATATCTCGACCCAGATCGCCGGCATCCAGGCGGCGACGCAGGAGTCGGTCGGCGCGATCAAGGAAATCGGCGACACCATCGGCCGCATGTCCGAGATCGCATCGACCATCGCTTCGGCCGTGGAAGAACAGGGCGCCGCGACGCAGGAGATTTCGCGCAATGTCCAGCAGGCCGCACAAGGCACCATGCAGGTCTCGTCGAACATCACCGACGTGCAGCGCGGCGCCAGCGAGACTGGTTCGGCGTCGTCGCAGGTGCTGTCGGCCGCGCAGTCACTGTCGTCGGATTCGACGCGATTGAAAGATGAAGTCAGCAGGTTCCTGACCGCCGTGCGGGCGGCGTAA
- a CDS encoding DUF3311 domain-containing protein, with translation MGRHFLWLLLIPFVGLLWVPFYNFHDPVLFGFPFFYWYQLAWVPVTAFLTWLAYRTYPNED, from the coding sequence ATGGGCCGCCATTTTCTATGGCTGTTGTTGATCCCCTTTGTCGGACTGCTCTGGGTCCCGTTCTACAATTTTCATGACCCGGTGCTGTTCGGCTTCCCTTTCTTCTACTGGTATCAGCTCGCCTGGGTGCCGGTGACCGCCTTCCTGACGTGGCTCGCCTACCGGACATATCCCAATGAAGACTGA
- the hemC gene encoding hydroxymethylbilane synthase, whose protein sequence is MRIGTRKSTMAMAQTEEIARRLNVAAPELAVEIVKFDPVGDRDQTSNLLRHGGKGGAFVGEIRDAVRAGKLHAAMHSLKDMPGNEDTPGLVIGATLVRDPPTDSLVLRPGLSLDELTRSRGKGFKIGTNAVRRAAYLRRLFPEIEVIHFRGAADTRVRKLDNREMQRLPGGGEVGPADALIMARSGLERVGLANRIARDFSPQEMLPAAGQGIVAVECAANDWVTRRYLAMIDDPAAHLACDAEREVLWVLNGHCNSPIAGYAMINGGEMCLTASVLDEAGERFIEVTRMGPADRPRELGRAVGLDLLDKGAAELIEKTRPL, encoded by the coding sequence ATGCGCATCGGCACCCGCAAGAGCACGATGGCGATGGCGCAGACCGAAGAGATCGCGCGCCGCCTGAATGTGGCCGCGCCGGAACTCGCCGTCGAGATCGTCAAATTCGATCCGGTCGGCGATCGCGATCAGACCAGCAATCTGCTGCGCCATGGCGGCAAGGGCGGCGCCTTTGTCGGCGAAATCCGCGATGCCGTGCGTGCGGGGAAATTGCACGCCGCGATGCATTCGCTCAAGGATATGCCGGGCAATGAAGACACGCCAGGTCTCGTCATCGGCGCCACGCTGGTGCGCGATCCGCCGACGGATTCGCTGGTGTTGCGGCCGGGGCTGTCGCTCGACGAGCTCACGCGCTCGCGCGGCAAGGGTTTCAAGATCGGCACCAATGCGGTGCGCCGCGCCGCCTATCTGCGCCGGTTGTTTCCCGAGATCGAAGTGATTCACTTTCGCGGCGCGGCCGACACACGCGTGCGCAAGCTCGACAATCGCGAGATGCAGCGCCTGCCGGGCGGCGGCGAGGTCGGCCCGGCCGATGCGCTGATCATGGCGCGCTCGGGCCTCGAACGCGTCGGGCTTGCCAACCGCATCGCACGCGATTTCTCCCCGCAGGAGATGTTGCCGGCGGCCGGGCAGGGCATCGTCGCCGTCGAATGCGCGGCGAATGACTGGGTGACGCGACGCTATCTGGCGATGATCGATGACCCCGCTGCGCATCTGGCCTGCGATGCCGAGCGTGAGGTGTTGTGGGTGCTGAACGGCCACTGCAATTCGCCGATTGCCGGCTATGCGATGATCAATGGCGGCGAGATGTGCCTGACGGCGTCGGTGCTGGATGAAGCCGGCGAACGCTTCATCGAAGTGACGCGCATGGGGCCTGCGGATCGTCCGCGCGAGTTGGGGCGTGCTGTGGGGCTGGATCTGCTCGACAAGGGCGCCGCTGAGCTGATCGAGAAGACGCGGCCGCTGTGA
- a CDS encoding methyl-accepting chemotaxis protein yields MSLLNLRIRGRLYGGFGALVLFGLVGSGFAMWQMSEVGTQVGSLSIQSANTIRAAEIASELHATRGAILRYSFDQDEAALADADKRLARLSTSIQTVIQSSRSEERRAAYRTIEKDVAEVKTQRQALGEAVKQVVAGREVLQEAGDKLSSSLRKLAISTRNTPYGQGSTKLESDTLLVQIANWRYFVSRDEKQIASFNDQVRIAEQQIGEMEKMQMPPTLAALFGTIRTNLKSYASLFEKASKSLQTADAIFQKSISPTIIHAIAQVDVVKSGIQEAQAQTVAATNERISTTTMLQQIVAGVVTVVGILIAMLIARGIIGPLAGLTAGMKELAEGNFSVVLPGVNRKDEVGDMARAVEGFKIKAEEKARAEAEAKLTQDQQAALQRRRDMVRLADDFEGAVGSIVENVSSASGQLEQSATALTTTAEQAKQLTAMVSAASDEASSNVQAVASSTEEMSSSVNEISRQVQESANIANSAVSQARKTNERVAELARAAARIGDVVELINTIAGQTNLLALNATIEAARAGDAGRGFAVVASEVKALAEQTAKATGDISHQISGIQAATEESVGAIKEIGDTIGRMSEIASTIASAVEQQGAATQEIARNVQQAAQGTMQVSANITDVQRGATSTGSASSQVLSAAQSLSTESARLKREVGKFLETVRAA; encoded by the coding sequence ATGTCTTTGCTCAATCTTCGCATTCGCGGACGCCTGTATGGTGGCTTCGGCGCCCTCGTGCTGTTCGGATTGGTGGGCTCGGGCTTTGCGATGTGGCAGATGTCCGAAGTCGGCACGCAGGTCGGATCGCTCAGCATTCAGTCGGCCAACACCATCCGCGCCGCTGAAATCGCGTCGGAGCTGCACGCCACGCGCGGCGCCATTCTGCGTTACTCGTTCGATCAGGACGAAGCGGCGCTGGCCGATGCCGACAAGCGCCTGGCAAGGCTGAGCACCAGCATCCAGACCGTGATCCAGAGCAGCCGTTCGGAAGAGCGGCGTGCGGCCTATCGCACGATCGAAAAGGATGTCGCCGAGGTCAAGACTCAGCGCCAGGCATTGGGCGAGGCAGTCAAGCAGGTGGTGGCAGGGCGCGAAGTGTTGCAGGAGGCCGGTGACAAGCTGTCGTCGAGCCTGCGCAAGCTCGCGATCAGCACGCGTAATACGCCCTATGGCCAGGGATCGACCAAGCTCGAATCCGATACGCTCCTCGTTCAGATCGCCAACTGGCGCTATTTCGTCAGCCGCGACGAAAAGCAAATCGCGAGCTTCAACGATCAGGTCCGCATTGCCGAACAGCAGATCGGCGAGATGGAGAAGATGCAGATGCCGCCGACACTGGCGGCGCTGTTCGGCACCATTCGCACCAATCTCAAGAGCTACGCGTCGCTGTTCGAAAAGGCCTCGAAGAGCCTGCAGACGGCAGATGCCATTTTCCAGAAGTCGATCAGCCCGACCATCATTCACGCGATCGCGCAGGTCGATGTCGTGAAATCGGGTATTCAGGAAGCGCAGGCGCAGACCGTTGCCGCCACCAATGAGCGCATCTCGACGACGACGATGCTGCAGCAGATCGTGGCCGGCGTCGTGACGGTGGTGGGCATCCTCATTGCCATGCTGATCGCCCGTGGCATTATCGGGCCGCTCGCCGGCCTGACCGCAGGGATGAAGGAATTGGCCGAAGGCAATTTCAGCGTGGTGCTGCCGGGCGTCAATCGCAAGGACGAAGTGGGCGACATGGCCCGCGCGGTCGAGGGCTTCAAGATCAAGGCCGAAGAGAAGGCGCGCGCCGAGGCCGAAGCCAAGCTGACGCAGGATCAGCAGGCAGCGCTGCAGCGTCGTCGCGACATGGTGCGTCTGGCCGACGACTTCGAAGGCGCGGTCGGCAGCATCGTCGAGAATGTCTCGTCGGCATCCGGCCAGCTCGAACAGTCGGCGACGGCGCTGACCACCACGGCTGAACAGGCCAAGCAACTGACCGCGATGGTGTCGGCTGCGTCGGATGAAGCGTCGTCGAATGTGCAGGCGGTCGCCTCCTCGACGGAGGAAATGTCCTCGTCGGTGAACGAGATTAGCCGGCAGGTGCAGGAGTCCGCGAACATTGCCAACTCCGCAGTGTCGCAAGCGCGCAAGACCAATGAACGCGTTGCCGAACTCGCACGCGCCGCTGCGCGCATCGGTGACGTGGTCGAACTCATCAACACCATTGCCGGGCAGACCAACCTGCTGGCGCTGAACGCGACCATCGAAGCCGCCCGTGCCGGCGATGCCGGCCGCGGTTTTGCGGTGGTGGCATCGGAAGTGAAGGCGCTGGCCGAACAGACCGCAAAGGCCACCGGCGACATCAGCCATCAGATCTCGGGCATCCAGGCGGCGACCGAAGAGTCGGTCGGTGCGATCAAGGAGATCGGCGACACCATCGGCCGGATGTCGGAAATCGCATCGACCATCGCCTCCGCCGTCGAGCAGCAGGGCGCGGCGACCCAGGAGATCGCGCGTAACGTCCAGCAGGCTGCCCAGGGGACCATGCAGGTGTCGGCGAACATCACCGACGTGCAGCGCGGCGCCACCAGCACGGGCTCGGCCTCATCGCAGGTGCTGTCGGCAGCGCAGTCGCTCTCGACGGAAAGCGCGCGCCTCAAGCGCGAAGTCGGCAAATTCCTCGAGACCGTTCGCGCGGCCTGA